A DNA window from Branchiostoma lanceolatum isolate klBraLanc5 chromosome 17, klBraLanc5.hap2, whole genome shotgun sequence contains the following coding sequences:
- the LOC136423653 gene encoding uncharacterized protein — MSTEKLTIDSDGHFTGNRRGHGEHGHIALTSLVQLLTACISVLIVALVIQEGARLRERVAIQGREIEELTVLKSAVFNYQKISDYEKEVATIKAQQDAVNTETPEAKVDVPAGGDINLQSEPGKTRLASESADVPWQAGSAHHLRQKRSANSVTWPTGGGVGFQGPPGRDGRDGRDCPCGTKDAEIGDLQGKYQELAEETSELRQQNDVLEQRVSDLENNTETTPIPCTGDTCDVPSSCTEVVERRGFNNKAFYVIDPDGPDRGVLPMVVQCDVVGGTAITLIGHNSEARTHVNGPGFGSPGTYSRDVTYWDSMEQVRAVVDQSTLCKQQIKYECHGSAIWHSGTPYAWWVTWDGRQADYWGGASPGSGKCACGQSGTCSRRCNCDANDLTWREDSGFLSHKDDLPVIQLRFGDTDASSEEGYHTLGKLICYP; from the exons ATGAGTACAGAGAAGCTCACCATCGATAGCGATGGCCATTTCACTGGCAATCGTCGCGGACACGGCGAACACGGCCACATCGCCTTGACCTCGCTGGTCCAACTTCTGACGGCGTGCATATCCGTGCTCATCGTCGCCCTTGTGATCCAAGAAGGAGCGCGCTTGAGAGAGCGGGTGGCTATCCAGGGTCGGGAGATAGAGGAGCTGACAGTCTTGAAGAGCGCTGTGTTTAACTACCAGAAGATCTCCGACTACGAGAAGGAAGTGGCGACCATAAAGGCACAGCAAGATGCGGTCAACACGGAAACGCCCGAGGCTAAGGTTGACGTGCCAGCAGGAGGCGACATTAATCTACAG TCAGAACCTGGCAAAACCAGGCTTGCCTCTGAGAGTGCCGACGTCCCCTGGCAAGCTGGGTCAGCACACCATCTAAGGCAAAAGAGGTCGGCGAACTCTGTGACGTGGCCTACAGGGGGAGGCG TCGGTTTCCAGGGTCCACCTGGGAGAGACGGTCGTGATGGACGGGACTGTCCATGTGGAACAAAAG ATGCAGAGATAGGTGATCTGCAAGGGAAATATCAAGAGCTGGCAGAAGAGACTTCAGAGCTGAGGCAGCAGAATGACGTTCTCGAGCAGAGGGTGTCAGACCTCGAGAATAACACTGAGACCACACCCATACCTTGCACAGGAG ATACATGCGATGTACCGTCCAGCTGCACTGAAGTAGTTGAAAGACGTGGATTCAACAACAAGGCCTTCTACGTCATCGACCCTGACGGACCAGACCGTGGGGTCCTGCCGATGGTTGTTCAGTGTGATGTTGTGGGAGGAACAG CAATTACCCTAATTGGCCACAACAGTGAGGCACGGACACATGTGAATGGGCCCGGGTTTGGAAGCCCAGGTACCTACTCCAGGGATGTGACATACTGGGACAGCATGGAGCAAGTGAGAGCTGTGGTGGACCAGTCAACTCTGTGCAAACAACAGATCAAG TATGAATGCCATGGTTCAGCGATCTGGCACTCCGGCACACCCTACGCCTGGTGGGTGACTTGGGATGGTCGCCAGGCTGACTACTGGGGAGGTGCCAGTCCTGGGAGTGGGAAATGTGCCTGTGGACAATCAG GCACATGTTCTCGCAGATGCAACTGTGATGCCAATGATTTAACATGGCGTGAGGATTCTGGGTTCCTGTCCCACAAGGATGACCTGCCGGTCATCCAGCTTAGGTTTGGGGACACTGATGCTAGTAGTGAAGAAGGGTATCACACCCTGGGGAAACTCATCTGCTACCCCTGA